A window of Pseudomonadota bacterium genomic DNA:
GCATTCCAGCCGTTGTTGCCGGACGCCTCAACCACCTTGTTCAGCACGATCGAAGGCTCTTCACCCGCGTTGCGAGCGATCTGACGCAGCGGCTCCTCGATGGCACGGGCCAGGATGCGAACACCCACGCCCTGATCATCGTTAGCCACGCTCACGCCAGCGACCTGCTCGCGAACACGCAGCAGGGCCACGCCACCGCCAGGAACGATGCCTTCCTCAACAGCAGCGCGCGTAGCGTGCAGAGCATCTTCCACGCGAGCCTTCTTTTCCTTCATCTCGATCTCAGTGGCAGCGCCCACCTTGATCACGGCCACACCGCCGGCCAGCTTGGCCACGCGTTCCTGCAGCTTCTCGCGATCGTAGTCGGAGCTGGTCTCTTCGATCTGCTGGCGGATCTGGGTCACGCGAGCTTCGATGTCAGCGTGGGCGCCGGCACCGTCGATCACCGTGGTGTTCTCCTTGGTGATCTGGATCTTCTTGGCAGAACCGAGGTCGTCCAAGGTGACCTTCTCCAGGGAGAGGCCAACTTCTTCGGCGATCACCTGGCCGCCGGTCAGGACGGCGATGTCCTGCAGCATGGCCTTACGACGGTCGCCGAAGCCCGGTGCCTTCACGGCAGCAACCTTCACGATGCCGCGCATGGTGTTCACCACCAGCGTGGCCAGGGCTTCGCCCTCGACGTCTTCGGCGATGATCAGCAGGCTGCGGCCGCTCTTGGCCACGCCTTCCAGCGTCGGCAGGAGATCACGCACGTTGGAGATCTTCTTGTCGTACACGAGGATGAACGGGTTCTCCAGTTCAACGCTCATGTTCTGCTGGTTGTTGATGAAGTAGGGGCTCAGGTAGCCGCGATCGAACTCCATACCCTCGACGACGTCCAGCTCGTTCTCGAGACCGGAGCCTTCCTCGACGGTGATCACGCCTTCCTTACCGACCTTCTCCATGGCGTCGGCGATGATGTCGCCGATGTCATTGTCAGA
This region includes:
- the groL gene encoding chaperonin GroEL (60 kDa chaperone family; promotes refolding of misfolded polypeptides especially under stressful conditions; forms two stacked rings of heptamers to form a barrel-shaped 14mer; ends can be capped by GroES; misfolded proteins enter the barrel where they are refolded when GroES binds), whose translation is MAAKQIIFSEEARQEILKGVNILANAVRETLGPKGRNVILDKSFGAPTVTKDGVSVAKEIELEDKFQNMGAQMVKEVASKTSDIAGDGTTTATVLAQAILREGLKSVTAGINPMDIKRGIDAGVAAATAALKDLSVPCSDRKAIAQVGTISANSDNDIGDIIADAMEKVGKEGVITVEEGSGLENELDVVEGMEFDRGYLSPYFINNQQNMSVELENPFILVYDKKISNVRDLLPTLEGVAKSGRSLLIIAEDVEGEALATLVVNTMRGIVKVAAVKAPGFGDRRKAMLQDIAVLTGGQVIAEEVGLSLEKVTLDDLGSAKKIQITKENTTVIDGAGAHADIEARVTQIRQQIEETSSDYDREKLQERVAKLAGGVAVIKVGAATEIEMKEKKARVEDALHATRAAVEEGIVPGGGVALLRVREQVAGVSVANDDQGVGVRILARAIEEPLRQIARNAGEEPSIVLNKVVEASGNNGWNAATNEFGDMLEFGILDPTKVTRSALQHAASVSGLLLTTEAMIAEIPKDDAPAMPGGGMPDMGGMM